From Pseudoleptotrichia goodfellowii, a single genomic window includes:
- a CDS encoding autotransporter outer membrane beta-barrel domain-containing protein, with translation MGNRNRSKRKIETGRLRSRKTHTYGGQVGIDKAFGNSLILGTALSYSKSDVKFDRYGGESKGDGFGISLYGRLGNKEVPYYLQGRIGLGFITSNVERDILLGSGDISRAKIEHRDKVFSGYLESGYDAKIGSLTITPYVGLSHDTVERGAFSEENSQFGLTADKKRYNQTSALLGLRLGKSVNWSNGSKTTFQGYVTQYIGFKKQDLSFEAAYSGLSNARFKVEGIGLSKNSTWAGIGVLTEVNPGFAWYVNYDAKMEKNKLNNNVFTTGFRFNF, from the coding sequence ATGGGTAACAGGAATAGGAGCAAACGGAAGATTGAGACAGGAAGGCTTCGGAGTAGGAAAACACATACATACGGAGGACAGGTAGGAATAGATAAAGCATTCGGAAACAGTTTAATATTGGGAACGGCATTATCATATTCAAAATCCGATGTGAAGTTTGACAGATACGGAGGAGAATCCAAAGGAGACGGTTTCGGAATATCGTTATACGGAAGACTTGGAAATAAAGAAGTGCCATATTACTTACAGGGAAGAATAGGATTAGGCTTTATAACAAGTAATGTGGAAAGAGATATACTGTTAGGAAGCGGAGATATATCGAGAGCGAAGATAGAGCATAGAGATAAAGTGTTCTCGGGATATTTGGAAAGCGGCTATGATGCAAAGATAGGAAGTCTGACAATAACACCGTATGTGGGATTAAGTCATGATACAGTGGAAAGAGGAGCGTTCAGTGAAGAGAACAGTCAGTTCGGACTTACAGCAGATAAGAAAAGATATAATCAGACATCAGCGTTATTGGGATTGAGATTAGGCAAATCAGTAAACTGGAGCAATGGAAGCAAGACGACATTCCAAGGGTATGTAACACAGTATATAGGATTTAAGAAACAGGATTTAAGTTTTGAAGCAGCCTATAGCGGACTGTCCAATGCAAGATTTAAAGTGGAAGGGATAGGACTTTCAAAGAACAGTACATGGGCAGGAATAGGAGTATTGACAGAAGTAAATCCTGGATTTGCATGGTATGTAAACTATGATGCAAAAATGGAGAAAAATAAATTGAACAATAATGTATTTACGACAGGATTCAGATTTAATTTCTAA
- a CDS encoding MliC family protein, translated as MKKAKSFTVALSVLLLTTGINSVSYTKTVKKTQKQVSVTAYNCGSESIKVTYPTKRTAKVTDSEGKVYNLRLAKSAGGTRYTNVKGIEFFTDGRNTVYTGSSGIENTCTVSQ; from the coding sequence ATGAAAAAAGCAAAAAGCTTTACTGTTGCATTATCCGTACTTTTATTAACGACAGGGATAAATTCTGTATCTTATACTAAAACAGTTAAAAAAACACAGAAGCAAGTATCTGTAACTGCTTACAACTGTGGAAGTGAAAGTATAAAAGTAACTTATCCTACAAAAAGAACTGCAAAAGTAACTGATAGTGAAGGAAAAGTTTACAATTTAAGACTTGCCAAATCTGCTGGAGGGACAAGATACACAAATGTAAAAGGAATAGAATTTTTTACTGACGGTAGAAATACAGTTTACACAGGATCTTCAGGAATAGAAAATACATGTACTGTTTCTCAATAA
- a CDS encoding glutamine synthetase III family protein: MENAMKVFGENVFTESNLKKRVPKSVFKEFQASQLGETELSKESAEVIANAMKDWATKRGATHYCHWFQPLTDLTAEKHESFLEPTGDKDIIYKFSGSSLIKGESDASSFPNGGLRSTFEARGYTVWDTSSYPFIRENKNGVTLYIPTAFISFNGEALDKKVPLLRTMKYINKQSLRILKALGNAEVKHVFNTLGIEQEYFLVNKDLFEARDDLLLTGRTLFGAPAPKGQELSDHYYGKIKEKVINFMSDVDVELWKLGVPAKTRHNEVAPNQFEIAPLFSVANLASDQNQIIMETIEKIALRHGLVALLHEKPFAGVNGSGKHNNWSLSTDDGKNLFSPGKDPKTNKRFLLFVSAVIEAIDRYYPLLRVTTASATNDHRLGGHEAPPAIISIFLGDELTSIFENIALKKKLPVSEMSKLNLGVDVLPTLNMDSGDRNRTSPFAFTGNKFEFRMPGSSSTPATSAAAINAAVGKVLKEYADKLEKAQKKDLDKTITEIITNAYKKHGRIIFNGNGYSNEWKKEAEKRGLTNELSSNLALRKHLDSEILQMTEETGMLSKQESIARYNAYAERYVTHLVIESKTLIDIANKAILPAGLKYANLLADNIEKVSKFDKNYAKEQEFLLKEVILNVTNLRKEIKSLEKKIEKVKTEKDLGKKTDLAAMYLATGLESLRVPCDNLEKIIDNSIWTLPTYKDLLFKL; encoded by the coding sequence ATGGAAAACGCTATGAAAGTTTTCGGTGAAAATGTTTTTACCGAAAGTAATTTAAAAAAAAGAGTGCCTAAATCGGTTTTTAAAGAATTTCAGGCTTCTCAGTTGGGAGAAACGGAATTATCAAAAGAATCTGCCGAAGTTATAGCTAACGCTATGAAAGACTGGGCTACAAAAAGGGGAGCTACTCATTATTGTCACTGGTTTCAGCCTTTGACTGATTTGACTGCCGAAAAACACGAATCATTTTTAGAGCCTACAGGAGATAAAGATATTATTTATAAATTTTCAGGAAGCAGCCTTATAAAAGGCGAATCTGACGCTTCTTCTTTCCCTAACGGCGGATTGAGAAGTACATTTGAAGCAAGAGGTTACACTGTATGGGATACGAGTTCCTATCCTTTTATAAGAGAAAATAAAAACGGCGTTACACTTTATATTCCTACCGCTTTTATTTCTTTTAACGGAGAAGCTCTCGACAAAAAAGTTCCTTTACTAAGAACTATGAAATATATTAATAAACAGTCTTTGAGAATATTGAAAGCCTTAGGAAATGCAGAAGTAAAGCATGTGTTCAACACTTTAGGAATTGAACAGGAATATTTCCTTGTAAATAAAGACTTATTTGAAGCAAGAGATGATTTATTGCTTACAGGAAGAACATTATTCGGAGCTCCTGCACCGAAAGGTCAGGAATTAAGCGACCATTATTACGGAAAAATAAAAGAAAAAGTTATTAATTTTATGAGTGATGTTGATGTAGAATTATGGAAATTGGGAGTTCCCGCTAAAACAAGACATAACGAAGTTGCTCCTAACCAGTTTGAAATAGCACCGCTATTTTCTGTAGCCAATTTAGCTTCAGATCAGAATCAGATAATTATGGAAACCATTGAAAAAATTGCATTAAGACATGGACTTGTAGCTTTACTTCACGAAAAACCTTTCGCCGGAGTAAACGGTTCGGGAAAACATAATAACTGGTCATTAAGTACTGATGACGGAAAAAATCTGTTCAGCCCCGGAAAAGATCCGAAAACAAATAAAAGATTCCTGCTTTTTGTATCTGCAGTAATAGAAGCTATCGACAGATATTATCCGTTATTGAGAGTTACCACTGCCAGTGCCACAAACGATCACAGATTGGGAGGGCATGAAGCTCCGCCGGCTATTATTTCTATTTTTCTCGGCGATGAACTGACATCAATATTTGAAAATATTGCTCTGAAGAAAAAATTACCTGTTTCCGAAATGTCCAAACTTAATTTAGGAGTTGACGTATTGCCTACTCTTAATATGGATTCAGGCGACAGAAACAGAACTTCTCCTTTTGCTTTTACAGGAAACAAATTTGAATTCAGAATGCCGGGTTCGAGTTCCACTCCTGCAACAAGTGCTGCAGCAATCAATGCAGCAGTAGGAAAAGTCTTAAAAGAATATGCCGACAAGCTGGAAAAAGCACAGAAAAAAGATTTGGATAAAACTATTACCGAAATTATAACAAATGCTTACAAAAAACATGGAAGAATTATATTTAACGGAAACGGATACAGTAATGAATGGAAAAAAGAAGCCGAAAAAAGAGGTCTTACAAACGAACTTTCTTCAAATTTGGCTTTAAGAAAACATCTGGATTCGGAAATTCTTCAAATGACAGAAGAAACGGGTATGCTCTCAAAGCAAGAATCTATAGCACGTTACAATGCCTATGCGGAAAGATATGTTACTCATTTGGTAATAGAATCTAAAACTTTGATTGATATTGCAAATAAAGCTATTTTGCCTGCAGGACTGAAGTATGCAAATTTATTGGCTGACAATATCGAAAAAGTTTCAAAATTTGATAAAAACTATGCAAAAGAACAGGAATTCCTTTTAAAAGAAGTTATTCTGAATGTTACGAATCTCAGAAAAGAGATAAAATCTCTTGAAAAGAAAATTGAAAAAGTAAAAACTGAAAAAGATTTAGGCAAAAAAACAGACTTGGCTGCAATGTATCTGGCTACAGGACTTGAATCTTTAAGAGTTCCCTGCGATAATTTGGAAAAAATTATAGATAATTCTATTTGGACTTTGCCTACTTACAAGGATTTGCTGTTCAAACTGTAG
- a CDS encoding flavin reductase family protein yields MEFHEIKIEDFNLNPFTSTKEWCLVTAGDEKGINTMTVTWGMMGYLWGGPVLSVYIRPERYTKKFVDEQKFFSLSFFSKEHRPALRTLGVKSGRDGDKIKEVDFHPVFLDGVPAFEEADLVIVAEKLYEDDIKPEKFLDESIPSKLYNNEGAHIVYTGRVKKIYVKG; encoded by the coding sequence ATGGAATTTCATGAAATAAAAATAGAGGATTTTAATTTGAATCCTTTTACAAGCACAAAAGAATGGTGTCTGGTAACGGCGGGAGATGAAAAAGGTATTAATACAATGACTGTTACCTGGGGAATGATGGGTTATCTGTGGGGCGGACCGGTGCTTTCGGTTTATATAAGACCTGAAAGATATACTAAAAAGTTTGTTGATGAGCAGAAATTCTTTTCGTTGAGCTTTTTCAGCAAAGAACACAGACCGGCACTCAGAACATTGGGAGTTAAATCGGGAAGAGACGGAGATAAAATTAAAGAAGTAGATTTTCATCCTGTATTTCTTGACGGAGTACCTGCTTTTGAAGAAGCCGATTTGGTAATTGTTGCAGAAAAGCTGTACGAAGATGACATAAAACCCGAAAAATTTTTAGATGAGAGTATACCTTCAAAACTGTATAATAATGAAGGAGCTCATATAGTTTATACGGGGAGAGTTAAAAAGATATATGTGAAAGGGTAG
- a CDS encoding gamma-glutamyl-gamma-aminobutyrate hydrolase family protein, which produces MDKKPIIGISGSILIAEGGVFTGYQRAYVNHAYVEALIKAGGIPFIIPFNTDKEVTKEQIKYVDGLILSGGHDIFPQLFGEEPKQHIGETFLDRDNFDILLLKTAVDQKKPVLGICRGHQVINVAFGGTMYQDLSYNKDIYIKHSQVTKWDRPTHTVEIKENSFLSEIFGKEGLVNSFHHQVVNKVADDFKVTALSKDGVVEGIENISDDKFILGVQWHPESMIHTDENSAKLFKRFVERVKKN; this is translated from the coding sequence ATGGACAAAAAGCCTATTATAGGAATATCGGGAAGTATACTTATTGCTGAAGGAGGAGTTTTTACAGGTTATCAGCGTGCATATGTAAATCACGCTTATGTAGAAGCTTTAATAAAAGCCGGAGGGATTCCTTTCATTATCCCTTTCAACACTGACAAAGAGGTTACAAAAGAACAGATTAAATACGTAGACGGATTAATTTTATCAGGAGGACATGATATATTTCCTCAACTTTTCGGAGAAGAGCCTAAACAGCATATAGGAGAAACTTTTTTAGACAGAGATAATTTCGACATTTTACTCTTGAAAACTGCTGTCGATCAGAAAAAACCCGTCTTGGGAATATGCAGAGGACATCAGGTAATAAATGTCGCTTTCGGCGGAACAATGTATCAGGATTTATCGTATAATAAAGATATCTATATAAAACATTCCCAAGTTACAAAATGGGACAGACCTACTCACACTGTCGAAATAAAAGAAAACAGCTTTTTAAGTGAAATTTTCGGAAAAGAAGGACTTGTAAACAGTTTTCATCATCAAGTCGTAAATAAAGTTGCCGACGATTTCAAAGTAACCGCTTTAAGCAAGGACGGTGTCGTTGAAGGAATAGAAAACATTTCCGACGATAAATTTATTTTAGGTGTACAATGGCACCCCGAATCAATGATTCATACTGATGAAAATTCAGCAAAATTATTTAAAAGATTTGTCGAAAGAGTAAAAAAGAATTAG
- the pheA gene encoding prephenate dehydratase — protein sequence MNSGKKYNLSEIREKIDKIDKEIVELIEKRLEIVKEVALYKKENNMKIFDSKREKEVLEKNLLNIKNAELKHYVEIILRDIMDSSKEYQKFKIGVSEEYINDLEFDGKKLGYTGVPGAYAYEVMINLMKNNEISNGKTADENILNFNSHKELIEAVEAGKADFGILPIENSIAGEVTDSIDLINKRNIHIVGEVRHKIEHNLLGIKGSKIEDIKKIYSHEQALMQCSDFLEKHSCWTKEKTANTALAAKYIKDTESKENGCIANMRAKEMYDLELLEKNINNEKENYTRFFIISNKNLISENSKKVSIITGTKNESGALMELLKIFSVYGLNMVSLKSRPKPNKPWEYYFYIDFEGNLKEEKVKKALEEIRIKSIYLQVLGNYKIYNSEI from the coding sequence GTGAATAGCGGAAAAAAATATAATTTGTCGGAAATAAGAGAAAAAATAGATAAGATTGATAAAGAAATAGTCGAATTAATAGAGAAAAGACTGGAAATTGTAAAAGAAGTGGCACTTTACAAAAAAGAAAATAATATGAAAATTTTTGACAGCAAAAGAGAAAAAGAAGTATTGGAAAAAAATCTGCTGAATATAAAAAATGCTGAATTGAAACATTATGTGGAAATTATATTAAGGGATATAATGGACTCGAGTAAAGAATATCAGAAGTTTAAAATAGGAGTTTCCGAAGAATATATAAACGATTTGGAGTTTGACGGGAAAAAGCTCGGATATACAGGAGTTCCCGGAGCATATGCTTACGAAGTAATGATAAATCTAATGAAAAATAATGAAATCTCAAATGGAAAAACGGCTGATGAAAATATACTGAATTTCAATTCTCATAAAGAATTAATAGAAGCTGTGGAAGCCGGAAAAGCTGATTTCGGAATTTTACCCATAGAAAATTCCATAGCGGGAGAAGTGACGGACAGTATAGATTTGATAAATAAGCGGAATATCCATATAGTCGGAGAGGTACGCCACAAAATAGAGCATAATCTTCTCGGAATAAAAGGAAGCAAAATAGAGGATATAAAAAAGATTTATTCTCATGAACAGGCACTGATGCAATGTTCGGATTTTTTGGAAAAACATTCCTGTTGGACAAAAGAAAAAACTGCCAACACTGCACTTGCAGCAAAGTATATTAAAGATACGGAGAGTAAGGAAAACGGCTGTATTGCCAATATGAGAGCAAAAGAAATGTACGATTTGGAGCTATTGGAAAAAAATATAAATAATGAAAAAGAAAATTATACGAGATTTTTTATAATTTCCAATAAAAATCTTATTTCGGAAAACAGTAAAAAAGTAAGTATTATTACAGGGACCAAAAATGAATCGGGAGCTTTAATGGAACTGTTAAAGATTTTTTCCGTATACGGACTGAACATGGTGAGTCTAAAATCCAGACCTAAGCCGAATAAACCTTGGGAGTACTATTTTTATATAGATTTTGAAGGAAATCTGAAAGAAGAAAAAGTAAAAAAAGCCCTTGAAGAAATAAGAATAAAATCGATATATTTACAAGTTTTGGGAAATTATAAAATTTATAATTCGGAAATTTAA
- a CDS encoding pseudouridine synthase → MRLDRFLANSGVGTRKEVKEILKKRKIKVNDSIITDGSIHIDENKDAVKYEEKEISYKPFIYIMMNKPDGVISATEDDEHRTVIDLLENKYRTYSVFPIGRLDIDTEGLLILTNDGILTHNLLAPNKHVDKKYYVELKNPVLKSDIEKLENGIELENGFVTKNAKVEVIENSEDKVYITITEGKYHQVKRMFKAVNNKVLYLKRVQMGNLKLDDKLKVGKYRELTEKEINILKNN, encoded by the coding sequence ATGAGATTAGACAGATTTTTGGCAAATTCCGGAGTGGGAACAAGAAAAGAAGTAAAAGAAATTTTAAAAAAAAGAAAAATTAAAGTAAATGATAGTATAATAACAGACGGAAGTATTCATATTGACGAGAATAAAGATGCCGTGAAATACGAGGAAAAAGAGATTTCTTATAAGCCTTTTATTTACATAATGATGAATAAACCTGATGGAGTAATATCGGCAACAGAAGACGATGAACACAGAACGGTAATTGATCTTTTGGAAAATAAATACAGAACTTACAGCGTATTTCCTATAGGAAGACTCGATATTGATACGGAGGGATTGCTTATACTCACTAATGACGGAATACTTACTCACAATCTTTTAGCTCCCAACAAACATGTGGATAAAAAATATTATGTAGAGTTAAAAAATCCCGTGTTAAAATCCGATATTGAAAAACTTGAAAATGGGATAGAGCTTGAAAACGGTTTTGTTACAAAAAATGCAAAAGTGGAAGTTATAGAAAATTCAGAAGATAAAGTCTATATTACAATTACCGAAGGGAAATATCATCAGGTAAAAAGGATGTTTAAAGCCGTAAATAATAAAGTACTTTATCTGAAAAGAGTTCAAATGGGAAATCTGAAACTGGATGATAAACTGAAAGTAGGAAAATATAGAGAACTGACTGAAAAAGAAATAAATATACTTAAAAATAATTGA
- the aroE gene encoding shikimate dehydrogenase: protein MEKFGLLGEKLGHSFSKEIHKAFFKTIQKEAEYSLIEKKYEEIPNFLEKLRNGEYKGINVTIPYKVEIMQYLDEISPVAKEIGAVNTVSVKDGKLIGDNTDYFGFIKTLKIKNIKIEGSKVLILGTGGAAKSVYNALIDEGAEHIYVATISENDPFKVRKYDRLLNYSEIRNIKSVNLIVNCTPVGMYPEINMSPLEEVNLIQTDYLVDLIYNPEETVLMKKYRLKGAECVNGFMMLISQAIKSEEIWNDKIYNENISKEIYNKLVKKLYK from the coding sequence ATGGAAAAATTCGGATTGCTCGGAGAAAAATTAGGACACAGTTTTTCTAAAGAAATACATAAAGCTTTTTTTAAAACGATTCAAAAGGAAGCGGAATACAGTCTGATTGAAAAAAAATATGAAGAAATACCGAATTTTCTTGAAAAATTGAGAAACGGGGAATACAAAGGGATAAATGTTACTATTCCTTATAAAGTCGAGATTATGCAGTATCTTGATGAAATATCTCCCGTGGCAAAAGAAATAGGAGCGGTAAATACCGTTTCTGTTAAAGATGGGAAACTTATAGGGGATAATACGGATTATTTCGGATTTATAAAAACTTTGAAAATAAAAAATATTAAAATCGAAGGCAGTAAAGTCCTTATTTTAGGAACGGGAGGAGCTGCAAAGTCTGTATACAATGCTTTGATAGACGAAGGAGCCGAACATATATATGTTGCTACAATTTCCGAAAATGATCCTTTTAAAGTCAGAAAATACGACAGACTCTTGAATTATTCCGAAATAAGAAATATAAAAAGTGTAAATCTGATAGTAAACTGTACTCCTGTGGGAATGTATCCGGAGATAAATATGTCGCCTTTGGAAGAAGTTAATCTGATACAAACCGATTATCTGGTAGATTTGATTTATAATCCTGAAGAAACTGTCTTGATGAAAAAGTACAGATTAAAAGGAGCAGAATGTGTAAACGGTTTTATGATGCTTATTTCTCAAGCGATAAAGTCCGAAGAAATATGGAATGATAAAATTTATAATGAAAATATTTCAAAGGAAATATATAATAAACTTGTAAAAAAATTATATAAATAA